The following proteins are co-located in the Brevibacillus laterosporus DSM 25 genome:
- a CDS encoding glycosyl hydrolase family 18 protein has product MPRLFSRVFILLLVISSLLVASCQTGSPYKSATSDRSTSPHFASVHQTTTLQNVIPSSRPREVLGFYTESEDPYPGSLPTLSAQHEQLSMIVPFWCKLDEKNPGYLKTALSKEEQKKVIDRAHANQVQVYLLIHNLFYDSIEKGKDVARDILRKPTNQRYFLRNLEREVLSLGYDGINLDIENLYLEDKFAFTQLVKNVTQLMHQHGKTVTVSVPANTGDERANVWSPWFDYKLLGRYADRLVIMAYDEHNPRTKPGPVASIQWAEDTVRYALSQGVPAHKILLGVAGYGWNWNSNGEKAVYQSYKSLMELGKSHGATLNWDQERLAPHMQYMDEEGNMHIAWFENSFSTRSKLDLVEKYDLAGIAFWRLGLEDPTIWDNLSNHINVWKTDTIH; this is encoded by the coding sequence ATGCCACGTCTCTTCTCACGCGTCTTCATCTTGTTGTTGGTGATTAGCTCTTTGCTGGTAGCTTCTTGTCAGACTGGCTCTCCCTATAAATCTGCTACCTCTGATAGAAGTACTTCTCCTCATTTTGCATCCGTTCATCAGACTACTACCTTACAGAACGTAATACCTAGCTCTCGACCAAGAGAGGTGCTTGGGTTTTATACAGAGTCGGAAGATCCTTATCCTGGATCTCTCCCCACCTTATCTGCTCAGCATGAACAACTTAGTATGATTGTGCCTTTTTGGTGTAAGCTGGATGAAAAAAATCCTGGATATTTAAAAACGGCCCTTTCGAAAGAAGAACAAAAAAAGGTCATAGATCGAGCACATGCCAATCAGGTTCAAGTCTATCTGTTAATTCACAATCTGTTCTATGATTCTATAGAAAAAGGAAAAGATGTTGCCCGAGATATTTTACGTAAACCTACAAATCAGCGGTATTTTTTGCGTAATTTAGAACGTGAAGTGCTTTCACTAGGCTATGACGGCATTAATTTAGACATCGAGAACCTATATTTAGAAGACAAATTTGCCTTCACTCAGTTAGTTAAAAATGTAACCCAATTGATGCATCAACATGGCAAAACCGTCACAGTAAGTGTTCCTGCTAATACAGGTGATGAACGTGCCAATGTGTGGTCTCCCTGGTTTGACTATAAGCTACTAGGTCGCTATGCTGATCGCTTGGTGATCATGGCCTACGATGAGCATAACCCACGAACAAAACCAGGTCCTGTTGCTTCCATTCAATGGGCAGAAGATACAGTGCGATATGCACTCTCGCAAGGTGTACCGGCACACAAAATCTTACTTGGAGTTGCTGGGTATGGCTGGAATTGGAACAGCAACGGAGAAAAAGCCGTATATCAATCCTATAAAAGTCTAATGGAGCTAGGCAAAAGCCATGGAGCTACTCTTAATTGGGATCAGGAACGACTCGCCCCCCATATGCAATACATGGATGAAGAAGGCAATATGCATATCGCTTGGTTTGAAAACTCTTTTAGCACGCGATCCAAGCTAGATTTGGTTGAGAAATATGATTTGGCCGGAATAGCCTTTTGGCGCTTGGGACTAGAGGACCCAACCATTTGGGATAACCTTTCCAACCACATTAATGTCTGGAAAACAGATACGATTCATTAA
- a CDS encoding sensor histidine kinase — MRGKFSLQNLPLAKQIFLLFLSLTIVLGASVAILYPYTLKQILLDNTYSLLEDEFEKVSDQISFTQQHELGPLPSFTSPRILMLLLQNYNFSFQMMVFSKDGQLIGVQHMPKEGVPVKVANGLFKEASAHKGSTPYKGSTEWDNENFLMVSQKMDYFGFPYYLVIFTKEKEIIQINNMLTKQFFIIFAFFIFVSLLLAGWFSGYLSTPLRRLEESCQKIARRQFDIPLMVDRKDEIGQLARSFDMMKKQLKDHDESQQHFVQNISHELKTPIMAIQGYAQGLLDGVFQGAEAQKGLSIIMEESNRLENVVEQLLYLTKVESVDRMMTFTSLDLTEMIGLLHQRYHLLHPHLAWQIEIPDTLPMKGDGEQLYSAFTNIVENQLRYAKTTITITAKVVKEQIEIAISNDGPPIEESVMPYLFQRFRKGKTGKHGLGLAIARAVLEAHEGSITAKNISEQQGVMFIATLPQKQFHLE, encoded by the coding sequence ATGAGAGGAAAATTCTCTTTACAAAACCTGCCGTTAGCCAAACAGATTTTTTTACTGTTTTTATCTTTGACGATCGTGCTTGGGGCAAGTGTAGCCATCCTCTATCCCTATACCTTAAAGCAGATCCTACTGGATAATACGTATTCATTGCTTGAGGACGAATTTGAGAAGGTGTCTGACCAAATCTCCTTTACGCAACAACATGAGCTTGGACCACTACCATCTTTCACTTCTCCACGGATATTGATGTTATTGTTACAAAACTATAACTTTTCTTTTCAGATGATGGTTTTTAGTAAAGATGGTCAACTTATTGGGGTTCAACATATGCCAAAAGAGGGCGTTCCAGTCAAGGTTGCGAATGGGCTTTTCAAAGAAGCTTCTGCTCATAAAGGTTCGACCCCTTATAAGGGGAGCACCGAGTGGGATAATGAAAATTTCTTAATGGTAAGTCAGAAGATGGATTACTTTGGATTCCCTTATTACCTAGTGATCTTCACAAAGGAAAAGGAAATCATTCAGATCAATAACATGCTTACCAAGCAATTCTTCATCATTTTTGCCTTTTTTATCTTTGTCAGTTTGTTATTAGCTGGTTGGTTTAGTGGGTATTTGAGTACCCCCTTACGCCGTTTAGAAGAATCCTGTCAAAAGATTGCACGCCGTCAATTTGATATTCCTCTAATGGTGGATCGAAAGGATGAAATCGGTCAATTAGCTCGCTCTTTTGACATGATGAAAAAGCAATTGAAGGATCATGACGAATCCCAGCAACACTTTGTGCAAAATATCTCCCATGAATTAAAAACGCCAATTATGGCGATACAAGGCTATGCACAAGGCTTACTAGATGGCGTTTTTCAGGGTGCTGAAGCACAAAAAGGCTTGTCCATTATTATGGAGGAAAGCAATCGTTTGGAGAATGTGGTAGAACAACTATTGTATTTAACAAAAGTAGAATCAGTTGATAGAATGATGACCTTTACATCATTAGATTTGACAGAAATGATTGGACTGTTACACCAGCGCTATCATCTTCTACACCCACATTTAGCATGGCAGATCGAAATACCTGATACCCTACCAATGAAAGGTGATGGTGAACAGCTTTACAGTGCTTTCACTAATATTGTGGAAAATCAGCTACGATACGCCAAGACCACGATTACCATCACTGCCAAAGTGGTAAAAGAACAGATCGAAATCGCTATCTCCAATGACGGTCCACCTATTGAAGAAAGCGTCATGCCCTACCTTTTCCAACGTTTTCGCAAAGGTAAAACTGGTAAACATGGCTTAGGTCTTGCTATCGCGCGTGCTGTTCTGGAAGCCCATGAAGGATCTATTACTGCCAAGAACATATCTGAGCAGCAAGGTGTTATGTTTATTGCAACATTGCCACAAAAGCAATTTCATTTGGAATAA
- a CDS encoding response regulator transcription factor has product MTQTTPYLVYLVDDETNLLELLRSYLVRAGFEVRTFQSGEEVLAVLDDTKPHLWILDIMLPDIDGYELLRLIRNKWEDVPIMFISARDQDIDKIIGLELGSDDYLAKPFLPRELVIRTQRLLHRTYEKTSPPVTATQPPVVYEDWINVSQYFISEKGRLVKENEQMIDLTTKEFDLVLYFIKNQGQALQREQILTAVWGDDYIGSDRAVDDLVKRIRKKMPEFPLETVYGFGYRMTK; this is encoded by the coding sequence ATGACTCAGACCACACCTTATCTTGTTTATCTAGTTGATGATGAAACTAATTTGCTAGAGCTATTGCGCTCCTACCTTGTACGGGCAGGTTTTGAAGTAAGAACCTTCCAGAGCGGTGAAGAGGTTCTAGCTGTTCTAGATGATACAAAACCACACTTATGGATTCTTGATATTATGTTGCCTGATATAGATGGGTATGAACTACTTAGACTAATCCGAAATAAATGGGAAGACGTCCCAATCATGTTCATTTCTGCTCGTGATCAAGATATTGATAAAATTATCGGGCTGGAGCTAGGTAGCGACGACTATTTGGCAAAGCCCTTTTTGCCTCGTGAGCTAGTCATCCGTACACAGCGTTTGTTGCATCGTACCTATGAAAAGACTAGCCCTCCTGTAACAGCTACCCAACCTCCCGTAGTGTATGAGGACTGGATAAACGTCTCGCAGTATTTCATTTCAGAAAAAGGGAGACTGGTTAAAGAAAACGAGCAAATGATTGACTTGACCACAAAAGAATTTGATTTGGTGCTTTACTTTATTAAAAATCAGGGCCAGGCTTTGCAACGCGAGCAAATCCTTACGGCTGTCTGGGGCGATGACTATATCGGATCAGATCGTGCCGTGGATGATCTGGTGAAACGCATTCGTAAAAAGATGCCTGAATTTCCATTGGAGACGGTGTATGGCTTTGGCTACCGGATGACCAAATGA
- a CDS encoding DUF3048 domain-containing protein, whose protein sequence is MTQIWKYAVVVVTASALLVSCNPFANKEQPPQSNPVTPPVSEPLQEKTFPYTAPLTGMGVDERIDHRPVMVMINNHPKARPQSGLDKADIVYEVLSEGEVTRFLAIFHSQTPKTIGPVRSIRPYFIKLGRGLDSILVHVGGSPDALQILKGADDDINEISNSTYFWREKFRSAPHNVYTDLSHIEKAMQAKNMRITSDLPFFPFLPKDSKIEEGQPAAEIKVKPHPQYSLSYKYDTDKEKYLRYTQGEVHKDLTSDKQLEITNVLVISSKHKVLDNEGRREVDVTGPGEGYLFQQGKAKPIKWARKDGIIRAYEDAALTKEIPLLPGNTWVNIVPNTPSLDQHLSFQ, encoded by the coding sequence ATGACACAGATCTGGAAGTATGCGGTTGTCGTTGTTACAGCATCGGCCTTATTGGTATCCTGCAATCCGTTTGCAAATAAAGAACAACCACCACAATCCAATCCGGTGACGCCACCAGTTTCTGAACCTTTGCAAGAGAAGACGTTTCCTTATACAGCTCCATTAACAGGAATGGGTGTGGATGAACGAATTGATCATCGTCCTGTAATGGTTATGATTAATAATCATCCGAAAGCAAGACCTCAATCTGGACTGGATAAAGCTGATATCGTGTACGAAGTGCTGTCGGAAGGGGAAGTGACACGCTTTCTAGCCATTTTTCACAGTCAAACACCTAAAACGATTGGACCAGTCAGAAGTATACGCCCGTACTTTATTAAATTGGGGAGAGGCTTGGACTCCATTCTGGTGCATGTTGGTGGAAGTCCAGATGCTCTTCAAATACTTAAAGGTGCAGATGACGATATTAATGAGATTAGTAACAGTACATACTTCTGGAGAGAAAAATTCCGTTCTGCTCCCCATAATGTATATACTGATCTAAGCCATATCGAAAAAGCGATGCAGGCTAAAAATATGCGTATAACTTCTGATCTACCGTTTTTTCCTTTCCTGCCTAAAGATTCCAAAATAGAAGAAGGACAGCCAGCGGCAGAAATTAAGGTGAAACCACATCCACAATATTCGCTCAGTTACAAATATGATACGGATAAGGAGAAATATTTACGCTATACACAAGGCGAGGTTCATAAGGATCTAACGTCAGATAAACAACTGGAAATTACGAATGTACTGGTGATCTCATCTAAACATAAGGTGCTAGATAATGAAGGCCGGCGTGAAGTCGATGTGACCGGCCCTGGGGAAGGGTATCTGTTCCAGCAGGGGAAGGCAAAACCAATCAAATGGGCTAGAAAAGATGGTATTATTCGAGCATATGAAGACGCTGCTTTAACGAAAGAAATACCTTTACTCCCAGGAAATACCTGGGTAAACATTGTGCCTAATACACCAAGCTTAGACCAGCATCTTAGCTTTCAATAA
- a CDS encoding YerC/YecD family TrpR-related protein, which translates to MQLEKLKGKGIEQLFESILSLKDMEECYKFFDDLCTVNEMQSLAQRLEVARMLRKGYTYNHIESETGASTATISRVKRCLNYGNDGYQLALDRIGK; encoded by the coding sequence ATGCAATTAGAGAAATTAAAGGGTAAGGGAATTGAACAACTTTTTGAATCGATCTTGTCTTTAAAAGACATGGAAGAATGCTATAAATTTTTTGATGATCTATGTACGGTAAATGAGATGCAGTCACTTGCTCAACGTTTGGAAGTAGCGCGTATGCTACGTAAAGGATATACGTATAACCATATTGAATCGGAAACAGGGGCGAGTACAGCGACGATCTCTCGTGTTAAGCGATGCCTCAATTACGGTAATGATGGTTATCAACTGGCATTGGATCGGATCGGTAAATAA
- a CDS encoding heptaprenylglyceryl phosphate synthase → MIEFSNWRHVFKLDPEKPIEDDQLEQICESGTDAIIVGGTLGVTFDNTLDLMSRIRRYAVPCMLEVSNLQAIVPGFDGYFIPIVLNASNPDVIFAPHIEALSSLGSYIHWDEIVAEGYLVFNQDSAVAEVTSARTISSKAEAKAYVQTATKLCRLPIVYIEYSGTYGDPQMVEACKTALDEGHLMYGGGITNASQAREMAAIADTVVVGNIIYDSLEQALSTVAAIKETERRF, encoded by the coding sequence GTGATTGAATTTAGCAACTGGCGACATGTTTTTAAACTGGACCCAGAAAAGCCTATTGAGGATGATCAATTGGAGCAAATCTGCGAGTCAGGTACAGATGCGATTATTGTAGGGGGAACTCTCGGAGTCACATTTGACAACACGCTTGACCTAATGTCGCGTATTAGACGCTATGCTGTACCGTGTATGCTGGAGGTCTCCAATTTGCAGGCCATTGTTCCAGGCTTTGATGGGTATTTTATCCCCATTGTTTTAAATGCAAGCAACCCAGATGTGATTTTTGCTCCGCATATAGAGGCTTTAAGCTCACTCGGAAGCTATATACATTGGGACGAAATTGTAGCGGAAGGGTATCTGGTGTTTAATCAGGACTCGGCTGTTGCTGAGGTAACCAGCGCTCGTACTATTTCGTCAAAAGCAGAAGCCAAGGCTTACGTGCAGACAGCTACAAAATTATGTCGTTTGCCAATCGTGTATATCGAATACAGCGGTACATATGGGGACCCACAAATGGTTGAGGCCTGCAAAACAGCTTTGGATGAAGGGCACCTTATGTATGGTGGCGGGATTACTAATGCAAGTCAGGCTCGAGAAATGGCAGCTATCGCTGATACGGTGGTTGTTGGCAACATCATCTATGATTCTCTCGAACAGGCTCTATCTACTGTTGCTGCGATAAAAGAGACAGAGCGTCGTTTCTAG
- the pcrA gene encoding DNA helicase PcrA, with protein sequence MLIQDNFFSGLNPEQKKAVETTEGPVLILAGAGSGKTRVLTQRISYLVGYKQVFPWSILAITFTNKAAREMKERVERMVGREAGADDIWISTFHSLCVRILRRDIDRINISRNFTILDAGDQLTVVKQCMKELNIDVKKFEPRSILGAISGAKNELLDPKRYEQVAGDQFQRIVSQVYELYMKKLKNNQSLDFDDLIMTTIRLFKEVPEVLEFYQRKFKYIHVDEYQDTNRAQYMLISMLADMHKNICCVGDADQSIYKWRGADISIILNFEKEYPSAKLIKLEQNYRSTKNILEAANHVIKNNKNRKEKNLWTNQEAGEKIYCYQADSEHDEAYFVVDMIREQLKTYKRYDKFAILYRTNAQSRVMEDVLVKSTIPYTIVGGTKFYDRKEIKDVLAYLRLVSNPDDDISLTRIINVPKRNIGDTTVEKLQAYASAHGLTLFQAVQEVAYMGLASRTTNAILAFSDMMKNLIQMVDYLSVTELVEEILKQSGYRESLKEDKSLEAAARLENIDEFLSVTQEFEKKSEDKTLLAFLTDLALVADIDSLGNDDTEEAVPDEGQVVLMTLHSAKGLEFPVVFLVGMEEGVFPHSRALFDESEMEEERRLAYVGITRAEQKLFMTRARMRTLYGRTNMNMQSRFFAEIPDELLTGDLGSGGGSEGGFDSSNVFGAGSGSGFGASRGGQASRFGAGGRTGNTFGRSPKPTESTVSMQPSAFRGLNQATKLPTHGAASQADWKVGDKAKHGKWGTGTVVSVKGAGDNTELDIAFPSPVGIKKLLAKFAPIEKG encoded by the coding sequence ATGTTAATTCAAGATAATTTTTTCTCGGGTTTGAATCCTGAACAGAAAAAGGCGGTGGAGACCACAGAGGGTCCTGTGCTGATTCTGGCAGGTGCAGGTAGTGGTAAAACCCGTGTTCTTACCCAACGGATCTCATATCTAGTTGGTTATAAGCAGGTATTTCCTTGGAGCATTCTCGCGATTACCTTTACGAATAAAGCGGCTCGTGAGATGAAAGAGCGTGTAGAAAGAATGGTTGGTCGGGAAGCAGGGGCGGATGATATTTGGATTTCTACCTTCCACTCTCTTTGTGTACGCATTTTACGAAGAGATATAGATCGGATTAACATCAGCCGCAATTTTACCATTTTGGATGCTGGGGATCAGCTAACTGTGGTGAAGCAGTGCATGAAAGAACTAAATATTGATGTGAAAAAGTTTGAACCACGTTCTATTTTAGGAGCAATTAGTGGAGCAAAGAACGAATTACTTGATCCAAAGCGATATGAACAAGTAGCGGGAGATCAATTCCAGCGTATTGTTTCACAAGTGTATGAGCTATACATGAAGAAGCTGAAAAATAACCAATCGCTTGATTTTGATGATCTAATCATGACGACGATTCGTCTATTTAAAGAAGTGCCGGAAGTATTGGAATTCTATCAGCGCAAATTCAAATATATCCATGTAGATGAGTATCAGGATACGAACCGAGCCCAGTATATGTTGATTAGTATGCTTGCTGACATGCATAAAAACATTTGCTGTGTGGGTGACGCTGACCAAAGTATTTATAAATGGCGCGGTGCTGATATTTCGATCATTCTTAACTTTGAGAAGGAATATCCTAGTGCAAAATTGATAAAGCTGGAGCAAAACTATCGCTCTACTAAAAATATCTTAGAAGCAGCTAACCATGTTATTAAAAATAATAAGAACCGCAAAGAGAAAAATCTGTGGACGAATCAAGAGGCAGGGGAGAAAATTTATTGCTATCAAGCTGATTCGGAGCATGATGAAGCTTATTTTGTTGTGGATATGATTCGTGAACAACTGAAAACCTATAAACGATATGACAAATTTGCCATTTTATATCGTACGAATGCCCAGTCACGTGTAATGGAGGATGTGTTGGTTAAATCGACTATTCCTTATACAATCGTCGGAGGCACGAAGTTCTATGATCGCAAAGAGATTAAAGACGTATTAGCCTATTTGCGTTTGGTATCCAATCCTGACGATGATATCAGCTTGACCCGTATTATTAATGTTCCAAAGCGTAATATAGGGGATACTACGGTAGAAAAGCTACAAGCCTATGCAAGCGCACATGGACTGACACTCTTTCAAGCCGTACAGGAAGTAGCGTATATGGGGCTTGCCTCTCGGACAACCAATGCTATTTTGGCCTTCTCGGATATGATGAAGAACCTTATTCAGATGGTTGATTATTTAAGTGTAACCGAGCTAGTTGAGGAAATCTTAAAACAATCGGGATACCGTGAGTCGCTGAAAGAGGATAAATCATTGGAAGCAGCGGCGCGCTTAGAGAACATCGACGAGTTTCTGTCAGTTACCCAAGAGTTTGAGAAAAAGAGTGAAGATAAGACTCTGTTGGCTTTTCTAACTGATTTAGCATTGGTGGCAGATATTGATTCTCTTGGCAATGACGACACAGAGGAAGCGGTACCAGATGAGGGACAAGTGGTGCTAATGACTTTGCACAGCGCCAAGGGCTTGGAGTTTCCAGTTGTCTTCTTAGTGGGCATGGAGGAAGGGGTTTTCCCGCATAGTCGTGCTCTGTTTGATGAAAGTGAAATGGAAGAGGAACGACGTCTAGCTTATGTGGGAATTACTCGTGCAGAACAAAAATTATTTATGACACGAGCAAGAATGCGTACGCTATACGGACGTACAAATATGAATATGCAATCCCGCTTTTTCGCTGAGATACCTGATGAACTGCTTACTGGAGACCTAGGCTCAGGTGGTGGGTCTGAAGGTGGTTTTGATTCAAGTAATGTCTTTGGAGCAGGCTCAGGCTCAGGTTTTGGTGCCAGCCGTGGAGGGCAAGCCAGTCGCTTTGGGGCAGGTGGACGTACAGGCAATACATTTGGACGTTCTCCTAAACCTACAGAATCAACTGTCTCTATGCAACCAAGTGCATTTCGTGGGTTGAATCAAGCAACAAAATTGCCAACACACGGAGCAGCATCTCAGGCAGATTGGAAAGTAGGAGATAAGGCTAAGCATGGTAAGTGGGGAACAGGAACAGTGGTAAGTGTTAAAGGTGCAGGTGATAACACAGAGCTGGATATTGCTTTCCCTAGCCCAGTAGGAATCAAGAAATTACTTGCTAAGTTTGCTCCTATTGAAAAAGGTTGA
- the ligA gene encoding NAD-dependent DNA ligase LigA: MDRVAAKQQIVKLKKRIEEESRHYYTEDNPQITDQEYDQMMRELQDLEDQWPDMVTPDSPTQRVGGMPLPFFEKVVHKTPMLSLGNAFDEDDLRDFDRRVRQGLGNQTVRYVCELKIDGLAVSLRYENGLFVKGATRGDGTTGEDITQNLRTIRSIPLRLSEPITMEVRGEAFMSKIAFDRLNKERAEREEALFANPRNSAAGSLRQLDPKIAASRSLSTFIYQIGEVEGRQIDSHSEGLTFLEGLGFSVNQERRTFDDIEEVIEFVQSWTIKRPELSYEIDGMVIKVDSFAQQQELGFTAKSPRWAIAYKFPAEEVVTQLKDIEVSVGRTGVVTPTALLQPVILAGTEVKRASLHNEDIIMKKGLLLGDYVLVKKAGDIIPEIVEVLKERRTGEERPFMMPTHCPECASELVRLPDEVALRCINPECPAVIREGMSHFVSRQAMNLDGLGEKVVASLFAAGLITSVADLYYLHDKREQLLQLERMGEKSVDKMLQAIEASKENSVERLLFGLGIRLVGAKAAKVLAEQFGDIDHIMQATAEELIAIDEIGPKMAESILTYFSMPQVQELIEKLKGAGVNMQYKGVRVQAGEDLPFSGKTVVLTGTLTQLTRQEAEEKIAMLGGKVTGSVSKKTDLVIAGEKAGSKLEKAEKLGITVLDEEAFLALLS, translated from the coding sequence GTGGATCGTGTTGCCGCAAAACAACAAATTGTAAAACTAAAGAAACGGATTGAAGAGGAAAGCCGTCATTATTATACAGAGGATAATCCGCAGATTACGGACCAGGAATATGATCAAATGATGCGTGAATTGCAAGACCTGGAGGACCAATGGCCGGATATGGTTACTCCTGATTCTCCTACCCAACGTGTCGGAGGTATGCCATTGCCTTTTTTTGAAAAGGTTGTGCATAAAACCCCGATGTTAAGTCTTGGGAATGCTTTTGACGAGGATGATTTACGCGATTTTGATCGTCGTGTGCGTCAAGGTTTAGGGAACCAAACTGTTCGCTATGTCTGCGAATTAAAAATTGATGGGCTGGCTGTCTCTCTTCGTTATGAGAACGGGCTTTTCGTAAAAGGAGCAACACGTGGGGACGGGACTACTGGTGAAGATATCACCCAAAACCTGCGGACGATTCGCTCCATTCCGTTACGTTTATCAGAACCAATTACCATGGAGGTTCGTGGAGAGGCTTTTATGTCAAAAATCGCTTTTGACCGTTTGAATAAAGAACGGGCGGAGCGAGAAGAGGCTTTATTTGCTAATCCACGTAATTCAGCGGCAGGTTCCTTGCGTCAGCTAGATCCTAAGATTGCAGCCTCTCGCTCTCTTTCCACTTTTATTTATCAGATCGGTGAAGTAGAAGGGCGTCAGATTGATTCACACAGTGAAGGTCTTACTTTCTTAGAGGGGCTAGGCTTTTCGGTGAATCAGGAACGCCGTACATTTGATGATATAGAAGAAGTAATTGAATTTGTGCAAAGCTGGACAATCAAGCGACCGGAGCTCTCTTATGAGATTGATGGTATGGTGATTAAGGTAGATAGCTTTGCTCAGCAACAAGAGCTTGGTTTTACAGCGAAGAGTCCACGCTGGGCGATTGCTTATAAATTCCCGGCTGAAGAGGTCGTAACACAGTTGAAGGATATTGAGGTGTCAGTTGGGCGTACTGGAGTGGTGACACCTACAGCTTTGCTTCAGCCTGTTATATTAGCTGGAACTGAAGTGAAGCGAGCGTCTTTACACAATGAAGACATCATTATGAAAAAAGGTCTACTCTTAGGTGATTACGTCCTGGTGAAAAAAGCAGGTGACATTATTCCTGAGATTGTGGAAGTCTTAAAAGAACGACGAACGGGAGAGGAACGTCCATTTATGATGCCGACTCATTGCCCGGAGTGTGCGAGCGAATTGGTTCGTCTACCGGATGAAGTGGCATTGCGCTGCATTAATCCAGAATGTCCAGCCGTTATTAGAGAAGGAATGTCTCACTTTGTATCCCGACAAGCGATGAATTTAGATGGTCTTGGGGAGAAAGTCGTAGCTTCACTATTTGCCGCAGGTCTCATTACAAGCGTCGCAGATTTATATTATCTACACGATAAGCGGGAACAGCTGTTACAATTGGAGAGAATGGGTGAGAAATCTGTCGATAAGATGCTACAAGCAATTGAAGCTAGCAAGGAAAATTCTGTGGAGCGTTTACTTTTCGGATTAGGAATTCGATTGGTGGGAGCTAAAGCAGCAAAGGTACTTGCAGAGCAATTCGGTGACATTGATCATATCATGCAGGCGACAGCAGAAGAATTGATCGCTATTGACGAGATCGGTCCCAAAATGGCTGAAAGCATCTTAACCTATTTCTCGATGCCTCAAGTACAAGAATTGATTGAGAAGCTCAAGGGTGCTGGCGTGAATATGCAATATAAAGGTGTTCGTGTGCAAGCAGGTGAGGATCTTCCATTCTCAGGTAAAACAGTGGTCTTAACCGGTACATTGACACAATTAACACGTCAGGAAGCGGAAGAAAAGATTGCTATGCTTGGTGGTAAAGTAACAGGGAGCGTTAGTAAAAAAACGGATTTAGTAATCGCTGGTGAAAAAGCAGGCTCCAAATTGGAAAAAGCAGAAAAATTGGGTATAACTGTACTGGATGAAGAGGCATTTTTAGCGCTATTATCATAG
- a CDS encoding WD40/YVTN/BNR-like repeat-containing protein, whose protein sequence is MDRFTLKQLGASVSVLLLLSGCATATQKSVETEIVDASQTIEEPVAKQSVKLAQITGELTYQDVLQKGDSINSLALDQGGEQVWLATHAGLYASADHGLWGAVADELEHADVKTIYFDPTKSKRVYVAGAKVCKVSKDGGKTWKKIEGGLPHGYDIQSLIGVPTDKGTSLYAFVNREGVYESKDAGANWRLRFPIDTVEGYDLDYVPGEEKLYVLTQNELLSIGIHDGEWQVEWRESDAHIYSIAANKSSDALYAASDKGILIKDGKEWTLLSSELPEKLINISYGTADTPIIGIGESAQIYRYSQEKWKKWE, encoded by the coding sequence ATGGATAGATTCACGCTTAAACAGCTGGGAGCAAGCGTTAGTGTGCTCCTTTTGCTCAGCGGTTGTGCAACTGCAACGCAAAAGTCAGTTGAAACAGAAATTGTGGATGCGAGCCAAACGATAGAGGAGCCAGTTGCTAAACAATCGGTTAAATTGGCTCAGATAACAGGAGAATTGACGTACCAGGATGTGCTGCAAAAAGGCGACAGTATAAATTCGTTGGCCCTAGATCAAGGTGGAGAACAAGTCTGGCTAGCAACTCATGCGGGACTCTATGCATCTGCGGATCATGGATTATGGGGAGCAGTGGCAGATGAGTTGGAGCATGCGGATGTTAAGACGATATATTTTGATCCAACGAAGTCTAAACGGGTATATGTGGCTGGCGCGAAGGTTTGCAAGGTGTCTAAGGATGGAGGAAAAACCTGGAAAAAAATAGAAGGTGGTTTACCTCATGGTTATGACATTCAATCTCTAATCGGAGTTCCAACTGATAAAGGTACATCTCTTTATGCATTTGTGAACAGAGAAGGCGTATACGAATCTAAGGATGCCGGTGCTAACTGGCGCTTACGATTCCCGATCGATACAGTAGAAGGATATGATTTGGATTATGTACCCGGTGAGGAAAAATTGTACGTACTAACCCAAAACGAACTGTTGTCAATAGGTATCCATGATGGCGAGTGGCAGGTTGAATGGCGGGAAAGCGATGCGCATATTTACTCTATTGCGGCTAATAAATCCTCAGACGCCTTATATGCAGCAAGTGATAAAGGTATCTTAATTAAGGATGGCAAAGAGTGGACTCTACTATCCTCAGAACTTCCAGAAAAACTGATTAATATCTCCTACGGTACAGCAGAT